One genomic window of Methanosalsum zhilinae DSM 4017 includes the following:
- a CDS encoding 3-isopropylmalate dehydratase large subunit: MGKTISEKIIGEHAGKEVSAGDIVVARVDVTAVQDGTGPLAVQQLRKIKLVEAKNPDRTILFIDHAAPSPNKDLSNAHNILRQFAKDTGVILSEVGEGVCHQRLVESYVKPGDILIGADSHTCTSGALGAFSTGMGSTDVAIGIALGKTWLRVPETFKINVTGKFQKGVYAKDLILHIIGMIGADGATYKALEFSGETIRNMTMSERFTLTNMAVEAGAKTGLVESDEVTRRYLKEMGREDEFRPIKADEDAVYERIIDIDASAIEPVISAPHTVDNVKSIKDLTGTKVDQVFIGTCTNGRLDDLKIAANVLRGKQRHPDTRLIVTPASKQVYIQALEKGYIQTLVEAGAAVMAPGCGPCVGVHQGILANDEVCIATQNRNFKGRMGNPDSYIYLSSPATAAAAAIAGEIIDPREVL, from the coding sequence ATGGGAAAAACTATTTCCGAAAAAATAATTGGAGAACATGCTGGAAAAGAAGTTTCAGCAGGAGATATTGTTGTTGCTAGAGTTGATGTGACCGCAGTTCAGGACGGCACAGGTCCACTGGCCGTCCAGCAATTGAGGAAAATAAAACTGGTGGAAGCAAAGAATCCAGACCGTACAATCTTGTTTATAGATCATGCGGCACCCAGTCCTAATAAAGATCTCTCAAATGCACACAATATTCTAAGACAATTTGCAAAGGATACCGGGGTAATACTCTCAGAAGTAGGTGAAGGTGTATGTCATCAGAGACTTGTTGAATCATACGTAAAACCGGGAGATATACTCATTGGCGCAGACTCACATACATGTACCTCAGGAGCCCTCGGTGCATTCTCAACTGGAATGGGATCAACTGATGTAGCTATCGGGATAGCCCTGGGAAAAACCTGGCTCAGAGTTCCTGAGACCTTTAAGATAAACGTTACCGGAAAATTCCAGAAAGGCGTATACGCAAAAGACCTGATACTGCACATCATCGGGATGATCGGTGCAGACGGTGCCACATACAAAGCCCTCGAATTTTCAGGAGAGACCATCAGGAACATGACAATGTCAGAAAGATTCACACTCACAAACATGGCAGTGGAAGCAGGTGCAAAAACAGGCCTTGTTGAATCTGATGAAGTCACAAGGCGCTATCTGAAAGAAATGGGAAGAGAAGATGAATTCCGCCCCATAAAAGCAGATGAGGATGCAGTTTATGAAAGGATAATAGATATAGATGCATCTGCGATTGAGCCTGTAATTTCAGCCCCGCATACAGTTGATAATGTAAAAAGCATAAAAGATCTAACAGGAACCAAGGTTGATCAGGTATTTATTGGAACATGTACAAACGGAAGACTGGACGATCTTAAAATTGCTGCAAATGTCCTGAGGGGAAAGCAGAGACATCCTGACACAAGACTTATAGTTACTCCTGCTTCCAAACAAGTATACATACAGGCCCTGGAGAAAGGATACATCCAGACACTTGTTGAAGCTGGAGCTGCAGTAATGGCTCCAGGATGTGGACCCTGTGTGGGAGTGCATCAGGGAATCCTGGCCAATGATGAGGTATGTATCGCCACCCAGAACAGAAATTTCAAAGGTCGAATGGGTAATCCTGACAGCTACATTTACCTGTCATCCCCGGCAACAGCCGCAGCTGCTGCAATAGCAGGGGAGATCATTGATCCAAGGGAGGTGCTGTAA
- the csa3 gene encoding CRISPR-associated CARF protein Csa3 has product MTQLTLITTLYALEPVLVCVTRLSPSKIIILTEDGVSKEKVQAENTIEATFGNVIEIEKKVTSLYDPITVAQDVSSLIEKEHSMNRKITINVSGGRKPQAFGALFGAYARSDMVKRIVYVTEEDHLLIDFPILSFNISSTKKQILELIQNGVNSVTLIAEELDISKGMTYNHVRELKAMGYIYEDNGFSITDSGKLAAI; this is encoded by the coding sequence ATGACACAGCTGACACTCATCACTACACTATATGCACTTGAGCCTGTCCTTGTCTGTGTAACAAGGCTCTCCCCTTCCAAAATAATCATACTTACAGAAGATGGAGTGTCTAAAGAAAAGGTACAGGCTGAAAATACAATTGAAGCCACTTTTGGGAATGTAATAGAGATTGAAAAGAAAGTAACTTCACTGTATGATCCCATCACGGTAGCACAGGACGTTTCATCTTTGATCGAAAAAGAACATTCTATGAATAGGAAAATCACTATCAATGTATCCGGAGGCAGAAAGCCACAGGCTTTTGGGGCACTCTTTGGAGCTTATGCAAGAAGTGATATGGTAAAAAGAATCGTTTACGTGACAGAAGAGGATCATCTCCTTATCGATTTCCCTATACTCAGTTTCAATATCTCATCGACAAAAAAACAAATCCTTGAACTTATTCAAAATGGCGTAAATTCAGTAACACTGATTGCCGAAGAACTGGACATTTCAAAAGGAATGACATACAACCATGTGCGTGAACTAAAGGCAATGGGGTATATCTACGAAGACAATGGTTTTTCAATAACAGATTCGGGTAAACTTGCAGCAATATGA
- the mpgP gene encoding mannosyl-3-phosphoglycerate phosphatase — protein sequence MKYIVFTDMDGTLIDHDTYSYKPAEEALSLLKNREIPLIFCTSKTRAEIEVYTKEMGLIHPFISENGGAIFIPLNYFNVDYKYDYISKNYHVIELGTKYQTLRKVLEGIRSELGLKIVGFGDLTPSEISEITGLDLESAKLAGKREYDEAFTIENDGYTQEELQELIEKMISIIKSSGLSYTKGGRFWHLMGDNDKGKAVKILSQIYEQEYGPLKTIGLGDSLNDLSMLHAVDIPVLVQKPGGIHDPEINDPRIKYSEGVGPVGWNLSLKKILSDSSK from the coding sequence ATGAAATATATTGTATTTACGGATATGGACGGAACACTGATAGATCATGATACTTATTCCTACAAACCTGCAGAGGAGGCGCTTTCTTTACTGAAAAATAGGGAAATCCCTCTAATATTCTGTACAAGCAAAACAAGAGCTGAAATCGAGGTCTATACAAAAGAAATGGGATTGATTCATCCGTTTATATCAGAAAACGGGGGGGCTATATTTATCCCCCTGAATTACTTCAATGTAGATTACAAATATGACTACATATCTAAAAATTACCATGTTATTGAACTTGGCACAAAGTACCAGACGCTAAGAAAGGTTCTTGAAGGGATAAGGTCTGAACTTGGTCTTAAAATTGTGGGTTTTGGGGATCTCACCCCCTCAGAAATAAGTGAAATTACAGGCCTTGATCTGGAATCTGCTAAACTGGCAGGTAAAAGGGAATACGATGAGGCTTTTACAATTGAAAATGACGGTTATACGCAAGAAGAGCTACAGGAACTTATTGAGAAAATGATCTCAATAATAAAATCCAGTGGACTCAGCTATACAAAAGGTGGCAGATTCTGGCACCTGATGGGAGATAATGATAAGGGTAAAGCAGTGAAAATCCTCAGCCAGATATATGAGCAGGAATATGGACCATTGAAGACCATTGGGTTAGGGGACAGCCTTAATGATCTTTCAATGCTGCATGCTGTAGATATACCTGTACTTGTCCAGAAGCCTGGTGGAATACATGATCCTGAAATAAACGATCCGAGGATAAAATATTCAGAGGGAGTTGGTCCTGTGGGATGGAATCTATCGCTGAAGAAAATCCTATCAGATAGTAGTAAATAA
- a CDS encoding 3-isopropylmalate dehydratase small subunit: MNGKAWKFGDDISTDLIAPGRYFHLRTNLPELAKHVLEDADPEFPSNVNPGDFVVAGRNFGLGSSREHAPTIIKLAGVSAVLAKSFARIFYRNAINVGLPVLICDTDKIDEGDELEVDLSAGIIKDITKGIEITFNPLPDVMIRILNDGGLAAHIEKHGDFKLED, from the coding sequence ATTAATGGTAAAGCATGGAAGTTTGGAGATGATATCAGTACCGATCTGATAGCACCTGGTAGATATTTCCATCTTAGAACCAATCTTCCTGAGCTTGCAAAACATGTACTGGAAGATGCAGATCCTGAGTTTCCGTCCAATGTCAATCCAGGAGATTTTGTTGTTGCAGGCAGAAATTTTGGTCTTGGATCAAGTCGAGAGCATGCCCCAACTATAATCAAACTTGCAGGAGTCAGCGCAGTTCTGGCAAAATCCTTTGCAAGAATCTTTTACAGAAATGCCATCAATGTAGGATTGCCTGTACTCATATGCGACACCGATAAAATAGATGAAGGTGACGAACTTGAAGTTGATCTTTCAGCCGGCATTATCAAGGACATCACAAAGGGAATTGAAATCACATTCAATCCACTTCCTGATGTGATGATCAGAATACTTAATGATGGCGGACTGGCTGCACATATCGAAAAACACGGCGATTTCAAACTGGAAGATTAA
- a CDS encoding LSm family protein translates to MANRPLDILNNALNTPVIVRLKGAREFRGELQGYDVHMNLVLDNAEELKDGEIVRKLGSVVIRGDNVVYLSP, encoded by the coding sequence ATGGCAAACCGACCTCTTGATATACTGAACAATGCACTGAACACACCAGTTATAGTAAGACTTAAAGGAGCGCGTGAATTTAGAGGGGAACTACAGGGATACGATGTACATATGAATCTGGTTCTTGACAATGCTGAAGAGTTAAAGGACGGAGAAATAGTCCGCAAACTCGGCAGTGTTGTGATCAGAGGAGACAATGTTGTTTATCTCTCACCCTGA
- a CDS encoding glycoside hydrolase family 15 protein: MNLPKAHKLYEESVKILKQNQHPNGGFYASPPGTRYPFIYPRDHSVAILGAISAGMLKQAKLGLEFILNAQKPVGEFSQRYDIEGNDASYKELQIDGTGLVLYSLGKYFKSSGGPFFDEMADRDFIEKHWSTVEKAVDFILANKNEEVDLVHTINSIHEFPAYEHGFEIYANSACCAGIFAAVEMGEAIGKDVSGWHDEAEKIKDAILTRLYSPRRRSFIKCIRVKDKSSKPIGYDSFASNVIDVDVVEHAPAYFGLIDENDIKNISTVKRIHENLWDKEIGGMNRYPELWNRNNGGYGPWCHFTCQMASHYVDVDNHDRAELYLSWVVDIAHNYHLPEHVSTIERFEMWLEDYTNASILRDSKLEMIKQAREHPKWKDGLAYITFPLIWAHAEYIRAYNNYSSKYL, translated from the coding sequence TTGAATTTACCAAAAGCGCATAAACTCTACGAGGAAAGTGTAAAAATACTGAAACAAAACCAGCATCCAAACGGTGGATTTTATGCCAGCCCCCCTGGCACCAGATATCCATTCATATACCCAAGGGATCACTCAGTTGCCATACTTGGGGCAATTTCTGCCGGAATGCTGAAACAGGCTAAGCTGGGATTGGAGTTTATTTTGAATGCACAGAAGCCTGTAGGTGAATTTTCACAAAGATACGATATTGAAGGTAATGACGCCAGTTACAAAGAGCTTCAGATAGATGGAACAGGACTAGTACTCTATTCGCTTGGTAAATATTTCAAAAGCAGCGGAGGACCCTTCTTTGATGAGATGGCTGACAGGGACTTTATAGAGAAGCACTGGTCCACAGTAGAAAAGGCTGTAGATTTCATACTTGCAAACAAGAATGAAGAAGTTGATCTTGTCCATACAATAAACAGTATTCATGAATTCCCGGCATACGAGCATGGGTTTGAAATATATGCAAACTCTGCATGCTGCGCAGGTATTTTTGCGGCAGTTGAAATGGGAGAAGCTATTGGAAAAGATGTTTCTGGATGGCATGATGAAGCTGAGAAAATTAAAGATGCAATTCTCACAAGACTATACAGTCCACGAAGACGGTCATTTATAAAATGCATCCGGGTAAAGGATAAGAGCAGCAAGCCCATTGGATATGATTCGTTTGCATCAAATGTAATAGATGTTGATGTGGTCGAACATGCTCCTGCCTATTTTGGTCTGATCGATGAAAATGATATAAAAAATATATCAACTGTAAAACGCATTCATGAAAACCTCTGGGACAAAGAGATTGGTGGTATGAACCGCTATCCTGAGCTATGGAACAGAAATAATGGCGGGTATGGCCCATGGTGCCATTTTACATGCCAGATGGCAAGCCATTATGTGGATGTGGACAATCATGACAGAGCTGAACTCTATCTCAGCTGGGTTGTGGACATTGCACACAACTATCACCTGCCGGAGCATGTCTCCACTATTGAAAGGTTTGAAATGTGGCTTGAGGATTACACAAATGCAAGTATCTTAAGGGACAGTAAACTGGAAATGATAAAACAGGCAAGAGAACATCCAAAGTGGAAAGATGGGCTTGCATACATAACATTTCCACTTATATGGGCACACGCTGAGTACATAAGGGCATATAACAATTATTCAAGCAAATACCTGTAA
- the purF gene encoding amidophosphoribosyltransferase yields MEEKCGVVGVSVSPDNESSPDVAHQMYYALYALQHRGQESTGIAVYDGTTIHSIKGMGLVPEVYIKDDLDNLSGNVGIGHVRYSTTGDSRIENCQPFVVNYKNGCIALAHNGNLTNGQELRDELESEGHIFVTESDTEVIVHLLVKKLLTYDTIESLKKVMERLEGSYSLTVMIDSMLIAIRDPFGFKPLCIGEVDGGYVVASESVAIDTLNGKLIRDVEPGEIVVFRNGDIESYRSTEQKKISHCVFEYIYFARPDSIIDGQLVYRVREKIGRELAKEHPVEADIVSPVPDSGITSAVGYADTSSIKYSEGLMKNRYIGRTFILPGQSMRETAVRLKMNTISQNISGKKIILIDDSIVRGTTSKRIINMIRGAGAKEVHARIGSPPIIAPCYMGINMATREELVASDRKISEIEELIDADSLGYLSIEGLIRAIGIDKNKLCLGCLTGVYPLKIHSEECES; encoded by the coding sequence ATGGAAGAGAAATGCGGTGTTGTAGGAGTAAGTGTTAGCCCTGACAATGAATCCTCCCCAGACGTCGCACATCAGATGTACTACGCCCTCTACGCACTTCAGCACAGGGGTCAGGAATCAACCGGCATAGCTGTTTATGATGGAACTACCATACATTCCATAAAGGGTATGGGTCTTGTTCCCGAGGTATATATCAAGGATGATCTTGATAACCTTTCAGGAAATGTGGGGATAGGACATGTCCGATATTCTACCACAGGTGATTCAAGGATTGAGAACTGCCAGCCTTTTGTAGTAAATTACAAAAATGGCTGCATTGCCCTGGCACATAATGGTAATCTGACTAATGGACAGGAGTTGAGAGATGAGCTTGAATCGGAAGGCCATATTTTTGTTACAGAATCCGACACTGAGGTCATAGTTCATCTGCTGGTCAAAAAATTACTCACATATGATACAATAGAATCTTTAAAGAAGGTAATGGAGAGGCTTGAAGGATCATATTCATTGACAGTAATGATCGATTCAATGCTCATTGCAATAAGAGACCCATTTGGATTTAAGCCACTTTGCATTGGAGAAGTTGACGGAGGATATGTAGTTGCTTCAGAGAGTGTAGCAATAGACACACTCAATGGAAAACTGATCCGTGATGTTGAACCTGGTGAGATCGTAGTTTTCAGAAATGGAGACATTGAAAGCTATAGGTCAACAGAACAAAAAAAGATCTCACACTGTGTTTTTGAATATATATACTTCGCAAGACCTGATTCGATAATTGACGGCCAGCTTGTATACAGGGTTCGTGAGAAAATTGGCAGGGAACTGGCAAAAGAGCACCCGGTAGAAGCGGATATTGTATCTCCTGTGCCTGACTCAGGGATTACATCAGCTGTTGGTTATGCAGATACATCATCAATTAAGTACAGTGAAGGATTGATGAAAAATCGATATATAGGAAGGACTTTCATTTTGCCTGGCCAGTCCATGAGAGAAACGGCTGTAAGACTTAAAATGAATACAATTTCACAGAATATATCCGGAAAGAAAATTATCCTTATTGATGATAGTATTGTACGGGGAACTACCTCAAAAAGGATCATCAATATGATTCGTGGCGCAGGTGCAAAAGAAGTGCATGCACGGATAGGAAGTCCTCCGATAATTGCACCATGTTATATGGGAATCAATATGGCAACAAGAGAAGAGTTAGTTGCTTCAGACAGGAAAATATCTGAGATAGAAGAATTGATAGATGCTGATTCTCTAGGATACCTCAGTATTGAAGGACTCATCAGAGCCATTGGAATAGACAAAAATAAGCTCTGTCTCGGGTGCCTCACAGGTGTTTATCCATTAAAGATCCATTCTGAAGAATGTGAATCCTGA
- a CDS encoding TrpB-like pyridoxal phosphate-dependent enzyme, with protein MESTKIILDENEMPQKWYNILPDLPNPLDPPLNPATNEPIKIEELEPIFAGELIKQELSSDRYISIPEEILDIYRMWRPSPLYRAKKLEDILKTPAKIYYKYEGVSPPGSHKPNTSIAQAYYNMKEGTERLTTETGAGQWGSSLSFACNYFDLECKVYMVRSSFEQKPYRKSLINLWGGSVVPSPSNETNFGRKILKEFPDTTGSLGIAISEAVEDAAINDNTKYTLGSVLNHVMLHQTIIGLEAQKQMEMAEDYPDIIIGCCGGGSNLAGISFPFIKDKLDGKSDVKVVASEPSACPTLTKGQFRYDFGDTAETTPLLKMYTLGHEFIPPAIHAGGLRYHGDSPIVSKLVDEGLIDAISYHQIEIFDAAIMFARTEGIAPAPEASHAIKAAIDEAVRCRKTGEEKTILFNLSGHGHFDMSSYDRYFSKKLSDD; from the coding sequence ATGGAATCAACAAAAATCATACTTGATGAAAATGAAATGCCGCAGAAGTGGTATAACATTTTACCAGATCTGCCTAACCCTCTTGATCCTCCATTAAACCCGGCAACCAATGAACCAATAAAAATCGAAGAGCTGGAGCCGATTTTTGCTGGAGAACTAATTAAGCAGGAATTAAGCAGTGATAGATATATTTCTATTCCTGAAGAAATACTTGATATATACCGTATGTGGAGACCATCTCCGCTTTACAGGGCAAAAAAACTTGAAGACATTCTCAAAACGCCTGCAAAAATATATTATAAATATGAAGGCGTAAGTCCTCCTGGTAGTCACAAACCCAATACTTCAATTGCCCAGGCATATTATAATATGAAAGAAGGAACTGAAAGGTTGACTACAGAAACAGGAGCAGGTCAGTGGGGCAGCTCACTTTCATTTGCATGTAATTACTTTGATCTTGAATGCAAGGTGTATATGGTAAGGTCAAGTTTTGAACAAAAACCATACCGTAAATCACTCATAAACCTGTGGGGCGGATCTGTTGTACCCTCTCCAAGCAATGAAACCAATTTTGGAAGAAAAATCCTGAAAGAATTCCCAGATACCACAGGAAGTCTTGGTATTGCTATAAGTGAAGCTGTAGAGGATGCAGCAATCAATGATAATACTAAGTATACTCTTGGTAGTGTCTTGAATCATGTGATGCTCCATCAGACAATTATTGGTCTTGAAGCCCAAAAACAGATGGAAATGGCTGAAGACTATCCGGACATCATTATTGGATGCTGTGGTGGCGGCAGCAATCTTGCTGGTATCAGCTTTCCGTTTATCAAAGATAAACTGGACGGAAAAAGTGATGTAAAAGTAGTTGCTTCAGAACCATCTGCATGCCCAACCCTTACAAAAGGACAGTTCAGGTATGACTTTGGGGATACTGCTGAGACCACACCTTTGCTTAAAATGTATACACTTGGCCATGAGTTCATACCCCCTGCGATCCATGCAGGCGGACTGAGATATCATGGTGATTCCCCAATCGTAAGCAAACTTGTGGATGAGGGGCTTATAGATGCGATTTCATATCATCAGATTGAGATTTTCGATGCAGCAATAATGTTTGCAAGGACTGAAGGTATAGCACCAGCTCCTGAAGCATCACATGCAATAAAAGCTGCTATCGATGAAGCTGTAAGGTGCAGGAAGACCGGGGAAGAGAAAACAATTCTGTTCAATCTGAGTGGGCATGGACACTTTGATATGTCCTCCTATGATAGGTATTTCTCAAAAAAGCTCAGCGATGATTGA
- a CDS encoding sulfide-dependent adenosine diphosphate thiazole synthase — translation MELDEVVITRAIVDEFLNVFLDYTDVDVALAGGGPANLVAAKYLAEAGYKTVLFEKKLSIGGGMWGGGMMFPRIVVQEEARRILDDFNITYKEYEDGYYVANSIESVSKLAAGATSAGAEIFNLVSVEDVMIRENDRVSGLVINWTAVGIGKLHVDPLTIRSKVVIDGTGHDASVCNIVQQKVPGAQLGELGVVGEKPMWADVGEKLLMETTREIYPGLIVSGMAANAAAGAPRMGPVFGGMLLSGEKAAELAISKLD, via the coding sequence ATGGAACTTGATGAAGTTGTAATAACAAGAGCTATTGTGGATGAGTTTTTGAACGTATTCCTTGATTATACCGATGTAGATGTAGCTCTTGCAGGAGGTGGCCCTGCAAATCTGGTAGCAGCCAAATATCTTGCAGAAGCAGGCTATAAGACCGTGCTGTTTGAGAAGAAGCTTTCAATAGGCGGTGGAATGTGGGGAGGAGGTATGATGTTTCCTCGTATTGTTGTTCAGGAAGAGGCCCGCAGAATACTGGATGATTTTAATATTACCTATAAGGAATATGAGGATGGATATTATGTGGCAAATTCTATTGAGTCTGTATCCAAACTGGCAGCTGGCGCCACATCAGCCGGTGCTGAAATATTCAACCTGGTAAGTGTTGAGGATGTCATGATCCGGGAAAATGATCGTGTTAGTGGACTTGTCATTAACTGGACTGCTGTTGGAATTGGAAAACTGCATGTTGATCCTCTGACAATTCGATCCAAAGTCGTGATCGATGGGACAGGTCATGATGCCAGTGTTTGTAATATTGTACAGCAAAAAGTTCCAGGTGCACAGCTTGGTGAACTTGGGGTCGTTGGAGAAAAACCAATGTGGGCAGATGTTGGTGAGAAATTGCTGATGGAGACTACCAGAGAGATATATCCTGGACTTATTGTTTCAGGAATGGCCGCAAATGCAGCTGCAGGTGCTCCCAGAATGGGGCCTGTGTTTGGAGGTATGCTCCTGTCCGGAGAAAAGGCAGCTGAACTTGCCATATCAAAACTTGACTAA
- the thiD gene encoding bifunctional hydroxymethylpyrimidine kinase/phosphomethylpyrimidine kinase — protein MQKMPVVMTIAGSDSGGGAGIAADLKTFSMLGVHGTCAITSVTSQNTRGVLTSYDLPPEVVSDQISAVCEDLNPLWAKTGMLPSSDIIREVADCVRRYNFGLVIDPVMSAEAGGSLMRQEALSTLIDELVPLCDVITPNVHEAEVISGISIANMNDAKKAARVIGKKGVNYVIITGGHLKGSDLIYDSASNDYTMIPGKLVKGGTHGSGCTYSAAIAACLSRNYSLEEASFFSKNFVEQAIINSSSVGRGVAPVNQSGGILDSASRYHVFRNVKKAVHLVTGHRSFFRLIPEVGTNLAMAIPDAKSTEDVAAVSGRIVRLENTQVTVGDIDFGKSSHVARIVLAAMDFDPDIRAALNIKYSKEIIQICRDMDLSISTFDRQQEPKNVSTMDWGVSEAIISFNGSVPDIIYDEGGVGKEAMIRILGKNSINVARIASNIADQI, from the coding sequence ATGCAGAAAATGCCCGTTGTGATGACTATTGCAGGATCAGACTCTGGAGGAGGTGCCGGCATTGCAGCTGATCTGAAAACATTTTCAATGCTGGGAGTTCATGGTACCTGTGCTATTACTTCGGTTACATCCCAGAATACCCGTGGGGTACTGACCAGCTATGATCTTCCTCCTGAAGTCGTTTCAGACCAGATAAGTGCGGTGTGTGAAGACCTTAACCCTCTGTGGGCAAAAACAGGTATGTTACCTTCTTCAGATATTATCCGTGAAGTTGCAGACTGTGTCCGGAGATATAATTTCGGACTTGTGATTGATCCTGTAATGTCTGCAGAGGCAGGCGGTTCTCTTATGAGGCAGGAGGCACTTTCAACGCTTATAGATGAATTGGTTCCATTATGTGATGTTATTACTCCGAATGTACATGAGGCAGAGGTTATATCCGGTATTTCCATAGCAAATATGAATGATGCGAAAAAAGCAGCCCGGGTAATTGGTAAAAAAGGTGTGAATTATGTGATAATTACCGGTGGACACCTGAAAGGCTCTGATCTTATTTATGACAGTGCGAGCAATGACTATACCATGATACCCGGAAAACTGGTCAAGGGTGGAACACACGGTTCAGGGTGCACATATTCAGCTGCAATTGCTGCTTGTCTGTCCAGAAACTATTCACTGGAAGAGGCGTCATTCTTTTCGAAAAATTTTGTTGAGCAAGCTATTATCAATAGTTCTTCAGTTGGTAGAGGGGTTGCTCCAGTCAATCAATCCGGTGGAATACTTGATAGTGCCTCAAGGTATCATGTTTTCAGGAATGTTAAAAAAGCTGTTCATCTGGTTACAGGGCACAGATCATTTTTCAGATTGATACCTGAAGTCGGAACCAATTTGGCAATGGCAATACCAGATGCAAAAAGCACAGAAGATGTAGCTGCTGTTTCTGGAAGAATTGTTCGTCTTGAAAATACTCAGGTAACTGTGGGTGACATAGATTTTGGAAAGAGCAGTCATGTTGCAAGGATCGTTCTTGCAGCAATGGATTTTGATCCTGATATAAGGGCAGCTCTGAACATAAAATATTCAAAGGAAATAATTCAGATATGCAGAGATATGGATCTCTCCATTTCTACGTTTGACAGACAGCAGGAGCCGAAAAATGTAAGTACTATGGATTGGGGCGTATCCGAGGCTATAATATCGTTTAATGGTTCTGTACCGGACATAATTTATGATGAGGGAGGGGTTGGTAAGGAGGCCATGATACGGATACTTGGAAAGAACTCGATTAATGTTGCAAGGATCGCATCAAATATCGCAGATCAGATATGA
- a CDS encoding 50S ribosomal protein L37e, which translates to MSKGTPSMGKKQKRSHVTCRRCGSVSLNIHTKQCTSCGFGKSARMRQYRWQKKCKY; encoded by the coding sequence ATGTCCAAAGGTACTCCTTCAATGGGTAAAAAGCAGAAAAGAAGTCATGTGACATGCAGACGCTGCGGAAGTGTTTCTCTTAACATTCATACAAAACAGTGTACATCATGTGGTTTTGGTAAAAGTGCTCGCATGAGACAATATAGATGGCAAAAAAAATGCAAGTACTAA